The window CATCCCGTTGCGCAACATCAATGCGAATGTGCTGCCCGAGAACCGCCGGGTGGACCGCATCGCCGATATCGCCGCAATCGTGGTCACCAACACCGAGTTCGGTTTCAACTGGCGCGGCGACCGCGGCGCGTTCAGCGGCTCGCACTACGACTCGAAGACCGACTTCGGTGCCTCGCTGGCGATCGATCCGATCAACAACGATTTCATCCTGACGCGCGCGCCGAACCGCATCAAGGGCTATGAGTTCACCGGCGAATGGCGCTTCAACGACGACTGGAAAGCGAGCGCGCTGTATTCGCACATGGAGGGCATGACCGCGTTCTGGGCGGACGATACGCGCGGGCGGTTCAAGGCCGGCGAACTCACCAAGCCGATGGGCGTGCTTGACCTGAATCCGGACAAGTTCAGCTGGTCGGTGAAGTGGGGCGGGCTGGCCAATACCGAAATCACCCTTGGCGCGACGCGGCTGTTCTCGCGCAGCCTGTCCGGCAGCGACACGCGCGCCTTCGACAATGCCTCGTACTTCTACAGCGAAAACACCACGGGATACACGCTGTACGACATGTCCGTGTACTACAAGACGGAGCGTTTCGGCAGCTTCACCCTGGGCATCGAGAACCTGTTCGACAAGCAGTACATCCTGAGCTGGTCGCAGTTGCCGGGCTTCCAGAACTACTGGGCCGGGCGCGGGCGGATGGTGTCGATCAGCCACACCATCACGTTCTGATGGCGCAGGTGTTCGGGTTTCACCACGGGGCCGGGCCTCCCACCGGCCCCGTGGTGCGCGCAGGCCGGTCAATGGCCCGCCGCCGCGTGACTGCGTGGCTGCTGCTGGCGGCGCTGGCGGTGCCTGCCGTCGCCCAGGACGAACGCGCGTTGCCGGTCGCCACGCCGGCATCGCAGGGCGTGTCTGCAGAGCGCCTGCAAAAGCTCGACCGTTTCATGCAAACCTCCACCAGCCCTGCCGGCTACCTGGGTGGGGTGGTGCTGGTGGCCCGCAACGGTCGCATCGTCGAACAGGGCGTTTTCGGCCACCAGGACCTCGCGCGTGCCGAACCGATGCAAGCGGACGCGATCTTCCGCCTGTACTCGATGACCAAGCCGATCGCATCCGTCGCGGTACTGGCGCTGCTGGAAGACGGCAAGCTTTCGCTGGACGATCCGCTGTCGCGCTTCCTGCCCGAATTCGCCGATATACGCGTTGCCGATGGCGGCAGCGTGGACGCGCCGCGCTTGCGCAAGCCGGCACGGCCGGTCACCCTGCGTCACCTGCTCACCCATACCGCCGGATTCGCGGCTGGGCTGGACGGCGATGCGGTCGCCTCTGCCTTGCGCGAACGCGCCGATCCGCATGACGCAAGCGACTTGCGCGACTACGCCGCTCGCGCCGCGCGGCTGCCGCTGGCCGCGGATCCGGGTACGCGTTTCGGCTACGAGGGCACCAATACCGAACTGCTGGCGCGCGTGGTCGAGGTCGCCTCGGGCCAGCACTTCGGCGATTTCCTGAAGCAACGCATCCTGTCGCCGCTGCGCATGCGCGATACCGGTTTCGAGGTGCCGCAGGCGCAACGCCATCGCGTGGTCGACATCACCACGATGGGCGACGACGGTCGCCTGCGCATCGCCGACGGACCGAGTGCACGCACTCCCGGCGCACGCCTCAATGCCTACGAAAGCGGGGCGGGTGGTCTGTATTCCACCGCCGCCGATTACGCGCGCTTCTGCCAGATGCTGCTGGGTGGGGGCAGCCTGGATGGCGCGTCGATCCTTGGCCGCAAAACGGTGGAGCTGATGCTGGGCAATCACCTGGCCGGCATCCTCGATCCTCCGGTCAACCAGTACAGCGGCGCCGAGGGCTTCGGCCTGGGGGGCTACGTGGTGCTGGATCCGGTGCGCCGCGGGCAACCTGGTTCGGTGGGCCAGTTCGGCTGGTCCGGCGCGGCATCGACGAATTTCATGATCGATCCGAAGGAACAGCTGCTGGCGATCCTGCTGCTGCAACACTTGCCACGGCCGGAGCGCACCGACGACCTGCCACGCATCGGCCGCAATGTGCAGGCGTTGGTGTACCAGGCGTTGCTGCCATGAGCGCTTGCGCGCGCGGCCGGCATACTGGCGCTTCCCTGATGCCGATGCGAGCGTACGGGCCATGACCGATCCGCACGAGACGCTGCCCGGCGACGACGAACCGCGTCGCGCCGTGGCCACCGAATACAAGTTCTCCCACGTCACCACCCAGCGCTATCTGCCGACGCCGGGCAAGCCGCCAGGCTGGCCGTTCGCCGAGATCGGTCACTGGATGGTCGACGCCAATGCCAGCGCCGACGACTGGGTCGCCGAACTCCGGGACTGGCGGCGCGAGCACCTGGTGCGGATCGGCTTCGACGACGCCAATTACCGCCGCCCCGAACTGCAGTGGGCGCGCAGCAATTTCGTGCATGCGCAGATGATGGTCGAGGATCGCTTCTTCTTCGATCCGGAGGCGGGCCGCTATACCGTTGATCGCTATCTCGATGACCTCGAGGCGCGCTTCGGCGGCATCGACAGCGTGCTGGTCTGGTTCGTGTACCCGAACATCGGCATCGACG of the Thermomonas carbonis genome contains:
- a CDS encoding serine hydrolase domain-containing protein, encoding MARRRVTAWLLLAALAVPAVAQDERALPVATPASQGVSAERLQKLDRFMQTSTSPAGYLGGVVLVARNGRIVEQGVFGHQDLARAEPMQADAIFRLYSMTKPIASVAVLALLEDGKLSLDDPLSRFLPEFADIRVADGGSVDAPRLRKPARPVTLRHLLTHTAGFAAGLDGDAVASALRERADPHDASDLRDYAARAARLPLAADPGTRFGYEGTNTELLARVVEVASGQHFGDFLKQRILSPLRMRDTGFEVPQAQRHRVVDITTMGDDGRLRIADGPSARTPGARLNAYESGAGGLYSTAADYARFCQMLLGGGSLDGASILGRKTVELMLGNHLAGILDPPVNQYSGAEGFGLGGYVVLDPVRRGQPGSVGQFGWSGAASTNFMIDPKEQLLAILLLQHLPRPERTDDLPRIGRNVQALVYQALLP